In one window of Skermanella rosea DNA:
- a CDS encoding branched-chain amino acid ABC transporter permease, with translation MPVRSLLPSLVLILLLAGCGPDPGEVETCRRAIGAFEPDMGRISGDPPKSDPSDPDGVIVGYRTAAGEARWIACRFSPRRVENAPLELTRVATSHAGEVTGLRLFFLKRWLALERSAPMVRAPSADPSADAVEPGRLAWLYALQQTVNGAVLGCIYALLAVGFSLVYGIIGRINFAFGELMMLGAYQSVIAAVVFMGLGGAGWGALPLVLLAALALTAGQGWSIERLVFRPLRRTPTQIPLIAAIGTSIALQEAVRLLQGGRDRWLAPVLTGRITLAGTDGFPVTVSVGQVLVVMLTVACSGSLWWLLRRTRFGRDNRACSDDMAMAELLGVDTDRTVGATFALGAACAGAAGFVVALQYGGVNAYMGTLLGFKALAAAIVGGIGSVPGAFLGGLLIAALETGWAAWFPMAYKDVAVFAVLIAVLVMRPTGLLGVERTRGD, from the coding sequence ATGCCTGTCCGCTCGCTGCTGCCATCGCTCGTCCTGATCCTGCTGCTCGCCGGCTGCGGACCCGATCCGGGCGAGGTCGAGACCTGCCGCCGGGCGATCGGCGCCTTCGAGCCCGACATGGGCCGGATCTCCGGCGACCCGCCGAAGTCCGACCCGTCCGATCCCGACGGCGTGATCGTCGGCTACAGGACGGCCGCCGGCGAGGCGCGCTGGATCGCCTGCCGCTTCTCCCCGCGGCGGGTAGAGAACGCCCCGTTGGAACTGACCCGCGTCGCCACCAGCCACGCCGGTGAAGTGACCGGCCTGCGACTCTTCTTCCTGAAGCGCTGGCTTGCGCTGGAGAGATCCGCGCCCATGGTTCGGGCGCCGTCCGCCGATCCCTCGGCGGACGCGGTCGAACCCGGGAGGCTGGCCTGGCTCTACGCGCTTCAGCAGACGGTCAACGGCGCCGTGCTCGGCTGCATCTACGCCCTGCTGGCGGTCGGGTTCTCCCTGGTCTACGGCATCATCGGACGGATCAACTTCGCGTTCGGCGAGCTCATGATGCTCGGCGCCTATCAGAGCGTCATCGCCGCCGTCGTCTTCATGGGCCTGGGCGGGGCGGGGTGGGGCGCCCTGCCGCTGGTGCTGCTGGCGGCGCTGGCGCTCACGGCGGGGCAGGGCTGGTCGATCGAGCGGCTGGTGTTCCGGCCGCTGCGCCGGACGCCGACCCAGATCCCGCTGATCGCCGCCATCGGGACCTCCATCGCGCTCCAGGAGGCGGTGCGCCTGCTCCAGGGCGGGCGCGACCGCTGGCTGGCGCCGGTGCTGACCGGCAGGATCACCCTGGCTGGTACGGACGGGTTTCCCGTCACGGTCTCGGTCGGGCAGGTGCTCGTCGTGATGCTGACCGTCGCGTGCTCCGGCAGCCTCTGGTGGCTGCTCCGGCGCACGAGGTTCGGGCGCGACAACCGGGCCTGCAGCGACGACATGGCGATGGCGGAACTTCTGGGGGTTGATACGGACCGGACGGTCGGCGCCACCTTCGCCCTGGGCGCCGCCTGCGCCGGTGCCGCGGGTTTCGTCGTGGCGCTGCAGTACGGCGGGGTCAACGCATACATGGGGACGCTGCTCGGTTTCAAGGCGCTGGCCGCGGCGATCGTGGGCGGCATCGGATCCGTTCCGGGGGCCTTCCTGGGCGGGCTGCTGATCGCGGCGCTGGAAACCGGATGGGCCGCCTGGTTCCCCATGGCCTACAAGGACGTCGCGGTCTTCGCCGTCCTGATCGCCGTGCTGGTGATGCGCCCGACCGGCCTGCTCGGCGTGGAACGGACCCGGGGTGACTGA
- a CDS encoding alpha/beta fold hydrolase codes for MTRLPLILLPGLLCDGALWAHQSRYLGEVADIGVADLTHHDSVAAMADAVLESAPPRFAVAGLSMGGYVALEIARRAPDRVIKLALLDTNARADTDEQRRRRRGLMALANQGEFRGVTPRLLPMLIHPSRTEEEALTGIVMGMAERVGKDAFLRQQTAIMGRPDSRGDLPGIASPTLVLCGRQDALSTLEMHVEMADLIPRARLAVIEECGHLATLERPFAATALMRDWLVYS; via the coding sequence ATGACCAGACTTCCCCTGATCCTGCTTCCGGGCCTGCTGTGCGACGGCGCGCTGTGGGCGCACCAGTCGCGCTACCTGGGCGAGGTCGCCGACATCGGCGTCGCCGACCTGACCCACCATGACAGCGTCGCGGCGATGGCCGACGCGGTGCTGGAATCGGCACCGCCGCGGTTCGCCGTCGCGGGCCTGTCCATGGGCGGATACGTGGCATTGGAGATCGCGCGGCGGGCGCCGGACCGCGTGATCAAGCTGGCGCTGCTGGACACCAACGCGCGGGCCGATACCGACGAGCAGCGCCGGCGGCGGCGCGGCCTGATGGCCCTGGCCAACCAGGGTGAGTTCCGCGGCGTGACGCCCCGCTTGCTGCCGATGCTGATCCATCCGTCCCGGACGGAGGAGGAGGCCCTGACCGGCATCGTCATGGGAATGGCGGAGCGTGTCGGCAAGGATGCCTTCCTGCGCCAGCAGACCGCCATCATGGGCCGCCCCGACAGCCGAGGCGACCTGCCCGGGATCGCCAGCCCCACCCTGGTGCTGTGCGGCCGCCAGGACGCGCTGAGCACCCTGGAGATGCATGTCGAGATGGCGGACTTGATCCCCCGTGCCCGCCTCGCCGTGATCGAGGAGTGCGGCCATCTCGCCACCCTGGAGCGGCCCTTCGCCGCGACCGCGCTGATGCGGGACTGGCTCGTCTATTCCTGA
- a CDS encoding hydrolase: protein MLLDSDRSILLVVDVQERLATAIHEVEAVVGSIRKLLLAASELGVPVLATEQYSKGLGHTIAPVAELMPAGAVIEKINFGAAREPGFMERVRRLDRSQIVVAGTETHVCVLQTTLGLAEAGFDCFLVADAVGSRVPLNRDLALERMRGRGVQIVTSEMVMFEWLGRADTPAFKKVLPLIR, encoded by the coding sequence ATGCTGCTCGACTCCGACCGGTCGATCCTGCTCGTGGTCGATGTGCAGGAGCGCCTCGCGACGGCGATCCACGAGGTCGAGGCGGTGGTCGGCTCGATCCGGAAGCTGCTTCTCGCCGCGTCCGAACTGGGTGTCCCGGTGCTGGCGACGGAGCAATATTCCAAGGGTCTGGGCCACACCATAGCGCCGGTCGCCGAACTGATGCCGGCGGGCGCCGTGATCGAGAAGATCAATTTCGGCGCGGCGCGGGAACCCGGATTCATGGAGCGCGTCCGCCGGCTCGACCGAAGCCAGATCGTCGTCGCGGGAACCGAGACCCATGTCTGCGTGCTCCAGACCACGCTGGGGCTGGCCGAAGCCGGCTTCGACTGCTTCCTGGTGGCCGACGCCGTCGGCTCCAGGGTACCGCTCAACCGCGACCTCGCCCTGGAACGGATGCGCGGGCGGGGCGTCCAGATCGTGACGTCCGAGATGGTCATGTTCGAATGGCTGGGGCGCGCCGACACGCCCGCTTTCAAGAAGGTTCTTCCGCTGATCCGATGA
- a CDS encoding DEAD/DEAH box helicase, translating into MNFSEIGLGPEVLRAVEDAGYTQPTPIQEQAIPWVLQGRDVLGCAQTGTGKTASFTLPMIEILANGRAKARMPRSLILEPTRELAAQVAENFETYGKHHKLNMALLIGGESFGDQIKKLDRGVDVLIATPGRMIDLFERGNILLSDIKIFVIDEADRMLDMGFIPDIERIVALLPKMRQTLFFSATMPPEIKRLADNFLMNPREVSVSPPASMAETVTHALTIVQPEDKRRALRHLLSTEDVKNALIFCNRKRDVAILHKSLEKHGFNAGALHGDMPQSKRTETLESFKKGEITLLVCSDVAARGIDIAGLSHVFNFDTPLHAEDYVHRIGRTGRAGRQGRAFTIANPEEGKQVAAISKLIKREIPLISIDGVELAEFEEISDRRRRRPARKDEARKEEARKDEPRKEEETKAARPPKSESRPRPEPRPERETRPDREQRAESMRSDPPRRDRDDRRRRREEDDDDEVVIGFGDHIPAFLLRRARPVATPEA; encoded by the coding sequence ATGAATTTTTCGGAAATTGGGCTCGGGCCCGAAGTCCTGCGCGCCGTCGAGGATGCGGGCTATACCCAACCGACTCCGATCCAGGAACAGGCGATCCCCTGGGTCCTTCAGGGACGGGACGTGCTGGGGTGTGCCCAGACGGGCACCGGCAAAACGGCAAGTTTCACCCTCCCCATGATCGAGATCCTGGCCAACGGCCGGGCCAAAGCGCGCATGCCGCGCTCGCTGATCCTGGAGCCGACCCGCGAGCTCGCGGCACAGGTCGCCGAGAATTTCGAGACGTACGGCAAGCACCACAAGTTGAACATGGCGCTGCTGATCGGCGGCGAGTCGTTCGGCGACCAGATCAAGAAGCTGGACCGTGGCGTCGACGTCCTGATCGCGACGCCGGGCCGCATGATCGACCTGTTCGAGCGCGGCAACATCCTGCTGAGCGACATCAAGATCTTCGTGATCGACGAAGCCGACCGGATGCTCGACATGGGGTTCATCCCCGATATCGAGCGGATCGTGGCGCTGCTTCCGAAGATGCGGCAGACCCTGTTCTTCTCGGCGACCATGCCGCCGGAGATCAAGCGGCTGGCCGACAACTTCCTGATGAACCCGCGCGAAGTGTCGGTCTCGCCGCCCGCCTCCATGGCGGAGACGGTCACCCACGCGCTGACCATCGTCCAGCCCGAGGACAAGCGGCGGGCGCTGCGCCACCTGCTCAGCACCGAGGACGTCAAGAACGCGCTGATCTTCTGCAATCGCAAACGCGACGTGGCGATCCTGCACAAGAGCCTGGAGAAGCACGGCTTCAACGCCGGGGCGCTCCACGGAGACATGCCGCAGAGCAAGCGGACCGAGACGCTGGAATCCTTCAAGAAGGGCGAGATCACGCTGCTGGTGTGCAGCGACGTGGCGGCGCGCGGCATCGATATCGCCGGTCTCAGCCACGTCTTCAACTTCGACACCCCGCTCCATGCGGAGGATTACGTCCACCGGATCGGCCGCACCGGCCGGGCGGGCCGCCAGGGCCGCGCCTTCACGATCGCCAATCCGGAAGAGGGCAAGCAGGTCGCCGCGATCTCCAAGCTGATCAAGCGGGAGATCCCGCTGATCTCGATCGACGGCGTGGAACTGGCCGAGTTCGAGGAGATCTCCGACCGGCGCCGCCGGCGCCCCGCGCGCAAGGACGAGGCCCGGAAGGAAGAAGCCCGGAAGGACGAGCCCCGGAAGGAGGAGGAGACCAAGGCAGCCCGTCCGCCGAAGTCGGAATCCCGTCCGCGGCCGGAGCCCCGGCCCGAGCGCGAAACCCGTCCCGACCGCGAGCAGCGGGCCGAGTCGATGCGCTCCGACCCGCCGCGCCGTGACCGCGACGACCGTCGCCGCCGCCGCGAGGAGGACGATGACGACGAGGTCGTGATCGGTTTCGGCGACCACATCCCGGCCTTCCTGCTGCGCCGCGCCCGGCCGGTCGCCACTCCGGAAGCGTGA
- a CDS encoding Lrp/AsnC ligand binding domain-containing protein: MQTIFIMVKCDLGQAYEVADRAVQDVEQVSEVHSTSGQYDLLMKCYLDDETDIGRFVTEQVQTLPGVKDTFTLITFKAFS; the protein is encoded by the coding sequence ATGCAGACCATCTTCATCATGGTCAAATGCGACCTCGGGCAGGCCTACGAGGTCGCGGACCGCGCGGTGCAGGACGTGGAGCAGGTGTCGGAGGTCCACTCGACCTCCGGCCAGTACGACCTGCTGATGAAGTGCTACCTGGACGACGAAACCGACATCGGCCGTTTCGTCACCGAGCAGGTGCAGACCCTGCCGGGGGTGAAGGACACCTTCACCCTGATCACGTTCAAGGCCTTTTCCTGA
- the ggt gene encoding gamma-glutamyltransferase → MRRQVVLSIVAGAVGTIAAALPASALQLNDRFPPEIATGFRQKPLVAAGSEMVVAANPEASRAGLAVLERGGNAIDAAIAVQLVLGLTEPQSSGLGGGAFLVYQDAAAGRLITLDARETAPGAATPARFEGMSLADAIESGLSTGVPGTPKLIEEMHRRFGTLPMADLAERAIELARGGFEISPRLADSIKASARIPNDPVAKAYFFNPDGTPKQAGTLLLNEEYARSVEALVRHGNADAFYTGPIRDDIISAVRREPRAGDLAPSDFTSYQVKERAPVCGTYRAYKVCGMGPPSSGGIAVAQILAMLEPFDMAAAGTNTVRSVQLYTQANRLAFADRNRYVADADFVDVPVRGLLDRQYLETRAGLIGTERDMGPAEPGDPPFRTGRLLDGVHRDVPATSHISIVDRFGNAVSMTTTIESAFGSGRMVRGFMLNNELTDFSFAAGTPEQPVANRVEPGKRPRSSMAPTIVFDQDGKVRYVLGSPGGSSIISYVAQSVVALVDWRLDPQQVAALPHFQNNNGKAPATLLEAGTSITDLAAELERMGHGVSVTDLTSGLSIIAVEEGRLLGGADIRRENLAVGR, encoded by the coding sequence ATGCGCAGGCAGGTCGTTCTATCCATTGTCGCCGGCGCGGTCGGCACCATCGCCGCCGCGTTGCCGGCATCGGCCCTGCAGTTGAACGACCGGTTTCCGCCGGAGATCGCCACCGGCTTCCGGCAGAAACCCCTGGTCGCCGCCGGGAGCGAGATGGTCGTGGCGGCCAATCCGGAGGCGTCGCGCGCCGGCTTGGCGGTGCTCGAGCGGGGCGGAAACGCCATCGACGCCGCGATCGCGGTTCAACTGGTCCTCGGACTGACGGAGCCGCAGTCCTCCGGGCTCGGCGGAGGCGCCTTCCTGGTCTACCAGGACGCGGCGGCCGGCCGCCTGATCACCCTGGACGCGCGGGAAACCGCGCCGGGTGCCGCGACGCCGGCACGGTTCGAGGGAATGTCCCTGGCTGATGCGATCGAGAGCGGTCTTTCGACCGGCGTCCCGGGAACGCCGAAGCTGATCGAGGAAATGCACCGCCGGTTCGGCACGCTGCCGATGGCCGACCTGGCGGAGCGCGCGATCGAACTCGCGCGCGGCGGATTCGAGATATCGCCGCGACTGGCCGACTCGATCAAGGCGTCGGCACGCATTCCCAACGATCCCGTCGCCAAGGCTTACTTCTTCAATCCGGACGGCACGCCGAAGCAGGCCGGAACCCTGCTGCTGAACGAGGAATATGCCCGGTCGGTCGAGGCCCTGGTGCGGCACGGCAATGCCGACGCCTTCTACACCGGCCCGATCCGGGACGACATCATCTCGGCGGTCCGTCGGGAGCCCCGCGCTGGGGATCTGGCACCCAGCGACTTCACGTCGTATCAGGTCAAGGAACGCGCTCCCGTCTGCGGAACCTACCGTGCGTACAAGGTCTGCGGCATGGGACCGCCCTCGTCGGGCGGCATCGCGGTGGCCCAGATCCTGGCGATGCTGGAGCCTTTCGACATGGCGGCCGCCGGGACCAACACCGTGCGGTCGGTTCAGCTCTATACCCAGGCGAACCGGCTGGCGTTCGCCGACCGCAACAGGTACGTCGCCGACGCCGATTTCGTGGATGTGCCGGTGCGCGGGCTGCTGGACCGGCAGTATCTCGAGACGCGCGCCGGCCTGATCGGCACGGAGCGCGACATGGGACCGGCGGAACCCGGTGATCCGCCGTTCAGGACGGGCCGGCTCCTCGACGGCGTCCATCGCGACGTCCCGGCGACAAGCCATATCTCGATCGTCGACCGGTTCGGCAACGCCGTGTCGATGACGACCACCATCGAGAGCGCGTTCGGCTCCGGCCGTATGGTGCGCGGCTTCATGCTCAACAACGAGTTGACGGACTTTTCCTTCGCGGCCGGCACGCCCGAGCAGCCCGTCGCCAATCGCGTGGAACCGGGCAAGCGCCCGCGCAGTTCCATGGCGCCGACGATCGTGTTCGACCAGGACGGCAAGGTGCGGTACGTGCTCGGCTCGCCGGGCGGATCCTCCATCATCTCCTACGTCGCGCAGAGCGTCGTGGCGCTGGTCGACTGGCGACTGGACCCGCAGCAGGTGGCGGCGCTGCCGCATTTCCAGAACAACAACGGGAAGGCACCGGCGACCCTGCTGGAAGCCGGCACTTCGATCACCGACCTCGCGGCGGAACTGGAGCGCATGGGGCATGGCGTGTCGGTCACCGACCTGACCAGCGGCCTCAGCATCATCGCGGTGGAAGAGGGCAGGCTGCTGGGAGGCGCCGACATCCGGCGGGAGAACCTGGCGGTCGGCCGATGA
- a CDS encoding AI-2E family transporter — MSVTTPSSRALSPQSPASHSQAAARPVRVQPAAPAVSPGTTLGIIVTVVAALYFGRDILMPVALAVLLSFALAPIVIRLRRWGLGRVPSVILVVLLMFMAIVGFGTLVASQLVDLARNLPNYEQNIRAKIQSVRGATEGGGGGVIDQASEMLRDLSRELEQATTPSPEAVARQAAESGRLDVLRPIPVEIHEPRPSPWNEIQTFLGPLVAPIGTAGIVLVFVIFMLLQREDLRDRLIRLVGANDLHRTTEAMDEAGARVSRYLLMQLIINVTYGIPVAIGLYFIGVPNPILWGVLATVLRFIPYVGPVVSAFFPIVLSFAVSPGWTDPLLTIGLFLGLELFSNNVLEPWLYGSSTGLSPLAVIAAAVVWITLWGPVGVLLATPLTVCLVVIGRHVPQLQFLHVMFGNDPVLPVEARFYQRLLARDPAEAAELAEEAAGERPLAALYDELVLPALHLAEADRQRGAFDNATQAAIAEGIDTVVESLDDYEEPPSPDGDADRPPPVPARVLCIAGRNELDRAAAALAAHLLERDGLKAEALPCEAVSLRNLNKLDTTDVRLICLSYLNPGSVQHARRVVRRLRGRLGTSVPIVVGLWSGQGTFPPPDAEGTIAADRLETTLSGTLAYIRKQRIFGSTEG, encoded by the coding sequence ATGTCAGTCACGACACCGAGTTCCCGGGCCCTTTCCCCGCAATCCCCCGCTTCCCACTCCCAGGCCGCTGCCCGACCGGTCCGCGTCCAGCCGGCGGCCCCGGCGGTATCGCCCGGTACGACGCTCGGCATCATCGTGACCGTCGTCGCGGCGCTCTATTTCGGCAGGGACATCCTGATGCCGGTCGCGCTGGCGGTCCTGCTCAGCTTCGCGCTGGCACCCATCGTGATCCGCCTGCGTCGCTGGGGATTGGGCCGGGTTCCCTCGGTGATCCTGGTGGTCCTGCTGATGTTCATGGCCATAGTGGGCTTCGGCACCCTGGTCGCGAGCCAACTGGTGGATCTGGCGCGCAACCTGCCGAATTACGAGCAGAACATCCGGGCCAAGATCCAGAGCGTGCGCGGCGCCACCGAGGGCGGCGGGGGCGGCGTGATCGACCAGGCCTCGGAAATGCTGCGCGACCTCAGCAGGGAGCTGGAGCAGGCGACCACGCCCAGTCCGGAAGCGGTGGCCCGGCAGGCCGCGGAAAGCGGGCGGCTCGACGTGCTGCGCCCGATCCCGGTGGAGATCCACGAGCCGCGGCCATCGCCCTGGAACGAGATCCAGACCTTCCTGGGGCCGCTGGTGGCCCCGATCGGCACGGCCGGCATCGTCCTGGTCTTCGTGATCTTCATGCTGCTTCAGCGGGAGGACCTGAGGGACAGGCTGATCCGTCTGGTCGGGGCGAACGACCTGCACCGGACGACGGAGGCGATGGACGAGGCCGGGGCCAGGGTGAGCCGTTACCTGCTGATGCAGCTGATCATCAACGTCACCTACGGAATCCCGGTCGCGATCGGCCTCTATTTCATCGGGGTGCCGAACCCGATCCTGTGGGGCGTGCTGGCGACGGTGCTGCGCTTCATCCCCTATGTCGGCCCGGTCGTATCGGCCTTCTTCCCCATCGTGCTGTCGTTCGCGGTGTCGCCCGGCTGGACCGACCCGCTGCTGACCATCGGCCTGTTCCTGGGATTGGAGCTGTTCAGCAACAACGTCCTGGAACCCTGGCTCTACGGCAGCAGCACCGGCCTGTCGCCTCTGGCGGTGATCGCGGCGGCCGTGGTCTGGATCACCCTGTGGGGGCCGGTCGGAGTGCTGCTCGCGACTCCGCTGACGGTCTGCCTCGTCGTCATCGGCCGCCACGTGCCGCAGCTGCAATTCCTCCACGTGATGTTCGGCAACGATCCCGTCCTTCCGGTCGAGGCCAGGTTCTACCAGCGACTGCTCGCCCGCGACCCGGCGGAAGCGGCGGAGCTGGCGGAGGAGGCCGCCGGGGAACGCCCGCTCGCAGCCTTGTACGACGAGCTGGTCCTGCCCGCGCTTCATCTCGCCGAGGCCGACCGGCAGCGCGGCGCCTTCGACAACGCCACCCAGGCGGCGATCGCCGAAGGCATCGACACCGTGGTCGAAAGCCTGGACGATTACGAAGAGCCCCCTTCCCCCGACGGTGACGCCGACAGGCCTCCGCCGGTGCCTGCGCGCGTCCTGTGCATCGCCGGCCGCAACGAGCTGGACCGGGCGGCGGCGGCCCTGGCGGCCCATCTGCTGGAACGGGACGGGCTCAAGGCAGAGGCCTTGCCCTGCGAAGCCGTGTCGCTCCGCAACCTCAACAAGCTCGACACCACGGATGTCCGCCTCATCTGCCTGTCATACCTCAACCCCGGGTCGGTCCAGCATGCCCGGCGGGTGGTGCGCCGCCTGCGCGGCAGGTTGGGTACCTCGGTCCCCATCGTGGTCGGGCTGTGGAGCGGCCAGGGCACGTTCCCTCCGCCCGACGCCGAGGGCACCATAGCCGCGGATCGGCTTGAAACCACCCTGTCCGGAACGCTCGCCTACATCAGGAAGCAGCGAATCTTCGGGAGTACAGAGGGCTGA
- a CDS encoding response regulator codes for MGGVRLIIAEDQLLVALDMETIVTGAGHEVCGIASNADEALTLVAEHRPDLALLDVELGGTDGLEAARLIMDRWQVPTLLVTGHVTMEIARGVGVVGLVRKPFTERTLLATIDACLTWLADGVVQEPRPPGFIGPDI; via the coding sequence TTGGGTGGAGTTCGTCTCATCATAGCCGAGGATCAGTTGCTGGTCGCGCTCGACATGGAGACGATCGTGACCGGCGCCGGCCATGAAGTCTGCGGCATCGCCTCCAATGCAGACGAGGCGCTGACCCTGGTGGCGGAGCACAGACCCGACCTGGCACTGCTCGACGTCGAATTGGGCGGCACCGACGGGCTGGAAGCGGCCCGCCTGATCATGGACCGGTGGCAGGTGCCGACGCTGCTGGTCACCGGTCACGTCACCATGGAGATCGCGCGGGGTGTGGGAGTGGTCGGGCTGGTGCGCAAGCCCTTCACGGAGCGCACCCTGCTGGCGACCATCGACGCCTGCCTGACATGGCTTGCCGATGGCGTGGTCCAGGAGCCGCGTCCGCCGGGTTTTATCGGGCCGGATATCTAG
- a CDS encoding SRPBCC family protein, giving the protein MDRSMTAPANWGRYALLAGGGLLAVQGLRRGGWAGAALTAAGAGLLASGVANDAVRERLHLPDLRDMPAIHPKPVTIRHSVTIAKPREELYRFWRDFTNLSRIMTEIDRIDVRDPRHSHWVVNGPGGAKVTFDAEVDDDRENERIAWRSVGDAQVHNSGWVAFADAPGGRGTEVRLELTYEPPMGRLGRGIAMLSGQEPQLHAHRALRRLKQLMEAGEITTTEGQPSGRSR; this is encoded by the coding sequence ATGGATCGATCGATGACGGCTCCTGCGAACTGGGGCCGCTACGCCTTGCTGGCCGGCGGCGGACTGCTGGCCGTACAGGGGCTGCGCCGCGGCGGCTGGGCGGGAGCGGCATTGACGGCGGCCGGGGCGGGGCTGCTCGCCAGCGGCGTCGCCAACGACGCGGTGAGGGAGCGCCTCCATCTGCCGGACCTGCGCGACATGCCGGCCATCCACCCGAAACCGGTCACCATCCGTCATTCGGTCACGATCGCCAAGCCGCGCGAGGAACTGTACCGGTTCTGGCGCGACTTCACGAACCTGTCGCGGATCATGACGGAAATCGACCGGATCGACGTGCGCGACCCGCGCCACTCCCACTGGGTGGTCAACGGGCCGGGCGGAGCCAAGGTCACCTTCGACGCGGAGGTCGATGACGACCGTGAGAACGAGCGCATTGCCTGGCGCAGCGTCGGCGACGCGCAGGTGCATAACTCGGGCTGGGTGGCTTTCGCCGACGCGCCGGGCGGCCGCGGCACCGAGGTGCGCCTCGAACTCACCTACGAGCCGCCGATGGGCCGGCTGGGCCGGGGGATCGCCATGCTGTCCGGACAGGAGCCCCAGCTTCATGCGCATCGGGCGTTGCGCCGGCTCAAGCAGTTGATGGAAGCGGGCGAGATCACCACCACCGAAGGCCAGCCGTCCGGCCGAAGCCGTTGA
- a CDS encoding 3-hydroxyacyl-CoA dehydrogenase family protein yields MRIGIVGAGMMGAEIALSFALAGNEVRLHDSDAASVERAMARLGEVLDKGAARGFYKAEDKQATLDRLLPTPDLAAYADREFVIEAVFEEVSVKSEVFRRLDAICVPDCLLASNTSTIPISTLAAALSAERRGRFLGTHFFSPVSRMKLVEVIPGFETAPDVVDRVMEICRAAAKEPIRVKDVAGFAVNRVLHAFLIEAVRLAEEEVATPEDIDKACRLGLGHPVGPFELMDLVTNGLTLQVQEILHDAYGPRFLPRPLLKQRVAAGHQGRRTGRGWKAYGR; encoded by the coding sequence ATGAGAATCGGAATCGTCGGCGCCGGCATGATGGGCGCGGAGATCGCCCTGAGCTTCGCCCTCGCCGGGAACGAGGTGCGGCTGCACGACAGCGACGCGGCTTCGGTCGAGCGCGCGATGGCACGGCTCGGCGAGGTGCTGGACAAGGGCGCCGCGCGCGGCTTCTACAAGGCGGAGGACAAGCAGGCGACGCTCGACCGCCTGCTGCCGACCCCGGACCTCGCCGCTTATGCCGACCGCGAGTTCGTGATCGAGGCGGTGTTCGAGGAGGTTTCGGTCAAATCCGAGGTCTTCCGCCGGCTGGACGCGATCTGCGTGCCGGACTGCCTGCTCGCCAGCAACACCTCGACAATCCCGATCTCCACGCTGGCGGCGGCGCTGTCGGCGGAGCGCCGGGGCCGTTTCCTCGGCACCCATTTCTTCTCGCCGGTCAGCCGCATGAAGCTTGTCGAGGTGATCCCCGGCTTCGAGACGGCGCCGGACGTGGTGGATCGGGTGATGGAGATCTGCCGGGCCGCCGCGAAGGAACCGATCAGGGTGAAGGACGTCGCCGGGTTCGCGGTCAACCGGGTGCTGCACGCCTTCCTGATCGAGGCGGTCCGCCTCGCCGAGGAGGAAGTCGCGACGCCGGAGGACATCGACAAGGCGTGCCGCCTGGGCCTCGGCCATCCCGTCGGCCCGTTCGAGCTGATGGACCTGGTGACCAATGGGCTGACCCTCCAGGTGCAGGAGATCCTGCACGACGCCTACGGCCCGCGCTTCCTGCCGCGCCCCCTCCTGAAGCAGCGGGTGGCGGCCGGCCACCAGGGGCGGCGCACAGGCCGTGGCTGGAAGGCTTACGGCCGCTAG